The genomic segment GAAGTAAATTCTAGTATTTAACAGCACTGATTTGCTCAAAAAAATTTAGACCCTAACTTATAATTCCCTTGCTATGATTCATAGCGAGCAATTAAACCTTCTGGTTCCAACGGTACCAGAATTGGCTGAACTGGCACCGGACCTGGGTGGTTCACCTCGGCGCAATCGGAGGTCTTTGGGCTCGAACCAAACAAACATCGCCGGCAGGTCGGGCACGATGACCGAGTCATGAGCCACCGATCGATGCACCTGGCATGGAACCCATGATCGCACTTGGGTAGGACGCGAACCCGATCCCCAGGCACAAAATCCGAGAGACAGATGGCGCACTCTGGGTTAGCTCGATGGAGCCCGGGAGCGGCCGAGTAGACCAGGGTGGGCAGGGCCCGGAGTGCCTTCCTCCTGATCCCGATCTGAGTGAACCGGGCCATCATCGGATTCGCCTCGGGCTCGACCGAGCACCGGAGTGCACACCGGATGACAGACTTGAGTCCCAGCACGCCAATTAAAGCACATAGGAGGACGGCGAGGATCAGGACGATGTTGGCATCGACGCTACCTCCCGGCATGCTGGAATCCGGCTCAGAACCAGCCGGACCGGTCAAAGGTGGTCTTAGTTGAATGGGCTGTTTATCGAGGGGTGTGTGGATCAGCAGAAGTCTTCTATGATAGATGTCTATGATCTGAGATTGGATGATGGCTGGGGAAGCGGAGGAAGTAGAAGACATGGTTGTGGCGTTTTAGCCAAAGAGAGGTAGCTTGGAGGACAGTTCTGGTGGCCTTGTTCAAATggggtgtatatatatatatatatatatatatatagagagagagagagagagagagaggattgaAAAAAGTGGCTTAGCTTTTGGAATAGTTAATTTATAGTGGATGGGTAACTTGTACCTTGAGATGGAAGCATCAAAATTATACCAGGATGGAGAGCAGCACTAACTTCTTGGTGTAGTTTTATGAATTTTTAAGCACAAAAAACCTTTGTGGAGGCTGATGAGAGGTTTTATTGGTGTTGTGATAAGTTTTTTTATGagctttttaaagaaaaaatcttCGATATTATTGTAGTATAGAAGCCATAGAGAAGGTTATCTTTTGCATTGTCGTTTATGATTCATGATTAGTACA from the Phoenix dactylifera cultivar Barhee BC4 chromosome 14, palm_55x_up_171113_PBpolish2nd_filt_p, whole genome shotgun sequence genome contains:
- the LOC113462345 gene encoding RING-H2 finger protein ATL78-like; this translates as MSSTSSASPAIIQSQIIDIYHRRLLLIHTPLDKQPIQLRPPLTGPAGSEPDSSMPGGSVDANIVLILAVLLCALIGVLGLKSVIRCALRCSVEPEANPMMARFTQIGIRRKALRALPTLVYSAAPGLHRANPECAICLSDFVPGDRVRVLPKCDHGFHARCIDRWLMTRSSCPTCRRCLFGSSPKTSDCAEVNHPGPVPVQPILVPLEPEGLIARYES